Within the Salvia hispanica cultivar TCC Black 2014 chromosome 4, UniMelb_Shisp_WGS_1.0, whole genome shotgun sequence genome, the region GCTTGATTATAatgcaaattttaaaactaatagtcTATAATTAGTCTAGCCAACCTTAATAGACTGCAAAAGAGATCTTCTATACTCTTTAACTTTTACGCGGAACAAATCTGATGTTACAAAGACTCCCCTATATATAAGGCTGCCGACGACAACATGAATTAACAACTAGCTACgaatttaaatgaaaagaatatTAATGTTACATGCTAAAGTGTGATTGGTGTTTCTACTATTGGACTATTTCACATCAAGATCTAGTGGAAAATTGTGAGTTATTGAAGGCTACAACTTCAAACCGCCGTtaacaattcacaatttcttAAGTATTTCACCAACAAagtaacaaaagaaaaataacattGATCTGTTTATTaagcttttttattttattttaatagtttCCTTATATATCTTGTAGATTATGTAATCTGGCATATAGTTTCAAACCTCATTGGTTTGTTGGTCTCGTGTAATTTGAAGCATTTTGTACAccctattaaaaatatataaataatctattttttccTATCATGTTTATTAAGAAATGAGTAACCTCTTTTAATAGGAAAATTTTGGAAGTGTgacaataaaatagaataagctATCGCATTGCCATATTAAAGCATGACAGTGCATGCTTGTTGGACTTGATTGGTGCTTATTCTTTAGGCAGCAAAAATCGTGACAATTATTGGACACGTGGTTTCACCACTTAAATTCTTTGCctatacataattaatactccagaTTTCTATACAATTTCTATAGTCTATACGTATTTATTTCTATACATTTAATATTGGCAGTCCTATAAAGAACTATTGACTATTTATCGTCTTACCACTGTTATATGATCTGAAATATATCGggcaaaatttattttaaaggaCCTACAAATAATTCTCTCTTCATACcaaaaattactccattaaaATTGTTAGTGACACAAACttttaagagttttatttattagtagtatattaaatagaaaatgaaaatatagttaaatactactactccttaaagagaaaaaataaggaGTACTACTCTATTAataaggagagagaaaatgattaaaatataataaaaaagataaacaatTGTATTACACCTACTTATcaatgatgatttttttaaaaattagaaatgtgatatttttaggatcggataattaaaataagaaaaggaaattatCAACATGGAATGCTGATGAGGTCTTTCAACaacttaattttgaaaaaatggacACCTAAAAATTAGCTCAACTGAATTggttgactttaattaattgaaacacAATATTGTTTCACAATTGTTGTTTACTTTATCGTATAACTAATACCTTGAAAATGACCTTATTTTGAAAACACAGCATAATGAacttattttgaaaacttaAGTGGCATCCCCCCACTTAGTCAAAATATATTGCTTATTTCatctaatttaaaatgatatggagtattattatttttgaaattaatagaGTAACTTAAGCACCTTTTCTCTTTTCGTATAATACatcaaatcatttttttttctcaatttaaatCACTCAACCACTTCTCTCCTCAATTAATACATCCAACcacattttctttctatttagaaacacaaatcATTAGCTTTTAAAATTTCGTTACATCCAAAAAATACACCATCATATATACGACGGAAGGATTACATATTTTCCGATCTGTTTGAATTAACTACGTCACATATACGACAGAAGGATTACATATTTTTGATCtgttcaaattttcaattaactAGAAACGGAGTATGTCTATAATAAATGGATACCAATCAACTTACATTGAATGTTTTAAGTTAAATATagcacaaaaaaatcaatatacacttaattaatagtattacatataaataattttcaattattccaTATCAATAAATAGAGGCcgttttatatataaatagatgtATTAGATGTATCATAGTCATATTAGGCGCCGTTTCTATATGAATAGATGTATTAGATGTATCACAGTATATGATATCTCGATGTCATATCAGTTACAATTTCAccctaaataaatatagtacttgTACAAATTTCACTATGATTTTTCATACATACTATAATTTGGtaaattttcatgattttttttgataatttgccaaaaaaaacaaaaaaaaaagaaggtcaaatcaaagttAATAAACGAAATAACCGCAATCAATGGGTGCCGAAATTTACCCTCCAAAATGGAGTCAAATTTGCTATGACAAAGAAAGTGAGAAACCCCATTTTCACCAAACAACATAGAAAGCAGAGAAACCACTCATCAATTTTTGATTTAGCAAGAACACCATGATTAAGACACACTCCCTTGATCCCCTCAAACTCCCATTATAAATCACCGTTTTCTACGAAAATCAATGGCCACAATGCCACAAAGTCTTCCCCCACCCCCACCCCACCCACCCCACCCCCTGCCCCCTCACATGGTAAATGCACCATTTTTGTGAATCTTGCTAATGAATAACAACATAAATcatattcacatttttcatGTAGTCTATTACTGTCTTTTCTTCCCCTTTCTTTTCCACCATTCTTCTTCCTTCCCCACTAAGAATGCCGGAGCTGGGTTTTCAAGATTTGCGGGCGGGCTTAAGGGCCCGTGATTTAAGCCCGGATTCAGTCATCTTCACTGGCGATACCAATTTCAGCCTCTTCTCCTCTGCCTCTGCCAGCGTCGAGCGCTGCTCTTTCACCTCAGATGTTCCTGATCAAGAATCTGTTTCATCTCAAGTAATGCTGCTTCATTTTTCTGAAATGCATGTTGCTTAATTGCTGATTTAGCTTTGTGGGTCGGTGTGAAAATGTGTGATTGTGATaaagattgaattttcaaGTATGGGTTTCGAAGATTGTTTTGATTATGTGTCGTTTGAAATGTGGGTGGTGGttttatgttgcaaaaagTTGTTGTCTTGGTTGGAGGAGAGGGAAAGTTGAaatctttgattttgaaaCAGATGGCATTGAGTGGTCCAGATCCAGATCCGAACAAATCGATAGCGGTTCATAGGAATAGTGTTAGCCTCAGCAGAAAGGAGAAACCAAAAGGTACATTTATGCTTTTGTGTTGAGTGGAgtttttgtgttttgaatGGGAATTGAAAATGCTGACTGTTTTGATTCAATTGTTAGTTCAAAAAGTGGATAGTAGTGAGGCTGAGACCACTGAGGATGAAAATGTAGCCCTAGATTCCGCAAGAAATTCCTTCTCTCAGGCTCTAAAAGGTGAATAATCACTTGCTTTCTCATGTTTAGCAGCTGCTTGAAAAATGTTAGGGCTTGGATTAGTTGTGTTTGTTTATTGGAttggtgtttttttgttgattagaATGTTGGGAATGAAGGTTGAAATTTGAAGTTCTGTTGGGCTTAGTTGTGTTTGTATGTTGATTAGAATGTCAAGATTGAAAGTTGAGATCTGAAGTTATGTTGACTCTTAGGACTTAGTAGTGTTTGTTTATTGAATTGGTTTTTCTACTGATTAGAATTTCAAAAACGAAGTTTGAGATTTGAAGTTCAAGTTCTGTTGAATCTTAGGGCTTAGTTGCGTTTGTTTGTTGAATTGGTTTTTCTGTTGATTAGAATGTCAAGACCGAAGGTTGAGATCCGAGGTTCTGTTGAAAAAGGCAGACCGTAGAAGGCCGGCTTCTCTCGATCTCAACAATGCCGTGACTTCCACCTCACCGAGACTCGCAGTGATGAAGAAACCGTCTGCTGCTGCGCGGAAGACTGGGACGTTTCCTAGCCCTGGAACGCCCAACTATCGACACACGAGCGTTGGTGTCCAGAAAGGGTGGAGCTCCGAGCGCGTTCCACCTCACACTAGTGCAAGCAGGAGGAATGTGAGCACCGCATTGCTGCCTTACCATAATGGGAGGACTCTGCCTTCGAAGTGGGAGGATGCGGAGAGGTGGATTGTTAGCCCCGTGTCGGGGGATGGTGCTATGAGAGCCTCGCAGCAGCAGGCGCAGAGACGGCCTAAGTCGAAGAGTGGCCCCCTCGGCCATCCCGGGGCTGCTTATTATCAAATGTTCTCGCCTGTAACTCCCATGTTCGAAGCCAGCCGCGCTGAGAAACTCACGGCGAATTCTCCCTTTTCTGCTGGAGTGATGGCGGTGGATGGCTTGTCTATTCGCTACGGAGGCGGGGAGGGCACGGGGAACTTTCACCATGGCAACGAGCCGTGCATGGCTCGGTCGATTAGTATTCATGGATGTTCGGAGATGATCAGCCAGTCGTCGTTGCCAGGATCCCAGGGTATGTATGGCGTTACCTTCGTTGTTTTTCTCCGTTTCGTCTCGTGTGTTTCTTCTATTGACATTTCTGTGTTGATGCAGATGCTAAATACGATGCGATGGAGGACTCTGCCAACAACGTATCGCGTGCTGTTTCGAGGAGGGATATGGCGACTCAAATGAGTCCGGAGAGCAGCAACCACTCCTCACCGAGAAGAGACTCTTCGTTCTCTCTAGCTACTCCGTCTATTCTACCCGTTGTAGAAGCGCAGAGCATACGACCCGCCAGACCGGAGATGAGGGACGTGCTAGTTGACGAACGTGTCACTATGACAAGGTGGTCCAAAAAGAGTAGGGGTAAGAATCCAGGACGGAGCAGTCGAAATGGTGACGACTGGAAAAGAAAGGCTGCAAACGATCATTCGGATAGCTGGGAGGTTTCGTCCGAGACGTCAAAGAGCATTTCaaagtaattttattcaaCCAGTTCCTTTGTACATTGATCATGATTATGCTAAGCCAATTCACCTAAATTGCTACCATGTTTCAGGATTCAGAGGGAGGAAGCTAAAATCACAGCATGGGAGAATCTGCAGAAAGCAAAAGCCGAAGCTGCAATAAGAAAACTCGAGGTACGTACTTTAACTTTCCAGTTTCTCTTGCCCGATGCCTGTTTTTGCTCGTTTCCATTCGTCCCGTAGGAATGAGGAACTATTCTAATTATGCATAGTTGCATACTATAATGCTTTGtttataataatgttttttttatactccgtTCGTCCCAAGATTTAATCGattcgtattcctttttgagaCGATCCAAGTTAAATAagtcatttcttattttagaaaaaccTAACCGTtttaatctctcttactttattctttttccacttaactcattaaacactactttcttaaatctcgtacCAAAAAGACTTTCTCGATTAACTTGGGATAAAGAGAGTGTATTACATTATGGTTATAATGGTGGTGGTGTGCGTGTTCGAAGTTCACATTCAACGATATGCATGATAGATTGTTACAGATTGCAAATATATGAGTGAGCTGATCGGTTTTGTATTGATTAGATGAAATTGGAAAAGAAGAGGTCATCATCCATGGACAAAATTATGAACAAGCTGAAATCCGCGCAAAAGAAGGCCCAGGAGATGAGAGGTTCGGTGATGGTCAGCCAGACGACGACCAACCAGATGGCAAGACCCTCGGAGAGAGCATTATCCTTCCGAAGGTCTCGACCAATTAGTTCGTTGAGTGGATGCTTCACCTGTCATGCTTTCTAGTGATGCACAGGTACTTTTTAGTTTGGCTCGGATTATATTGATATCGGAACAGCAAGTACGATTGTGCTCGAAATGTTTGTTTCGATCTTGTTGCAGACGAAACGATGCTCTGATCCAGCTTTCGAAACGCTTGGGAATATCTTTGGAGGTTGCAGAAGTTAAATCTTGTAAGGTTGTATGATTGTAAGTATTATTATTCTGAAATTGAAATGTTTCATTGTCAAAAGGTGATCCATTCATATTAATTTGTGGATTGATTGATTAGTTGATCTATATGCATAAAAACCTTTGGTTATAATTActtgaaactattttttattttatgtggaGTTATTGTTGTTTGAAGAAAATTTTCACCTatcatttgtgattttttaggGGTTGAAACTCAATTATTGCATAGTGTGTGACAGTTATAGTAAGATTTTGGCACTTAAATTACACTAGCgcacaattttattaatttatttccatGCATGTACATTCTATTTCAGGTTCATAGTCACAATTTCAATCAGCCTTGTTTCAATATAGGTGAggctaatttttttgtaatctAATGGCATTATCATAATCTAGTGGAAAATGATTGGTTAACCCTGGGGTAATCAAGGCTGTTACCCTAAACAACTTCATAAACCATCCTTCTTTGTACTCCTCCCCTCTTGTCCAAGGTAATATAAAACCTCGAATAAGCTCATAAAACGCGCTCAAAACCTTGGGTAGAACGTAGAGCAACGAGAAGTAGTCCTCGTCGAGCTCCTCCTCAAGAACCTGCTCGTTACAAACACAAAAACCTATGTTATGTCACAAGATTGGAATACCAAAATGCAACTAATTGGCTAGCCGCATAGACTATTCTTTTTcgaccaaaaaaaaagacttcGTTGGACTCATTGGTTGACACGGGCTccaattgagtcatttttagcACATGATCGGTCCAGGCCCGTTAGAAACCCAAATCATGCGAAGCTCGGCAGGATCGGCCCAAATAAGGTCCACTACCATAAAAACTACTCCGAACTCCCACTTTAAGTCCctcaaatataattacaataagacaaatataatatgtatatattttttaataaatattactagtattcaTATAATGCTAAAAATCAtccaataatatattaaacacaatagaaaaaataatctataaaCAGATTAACCCTTTAATTGACTTTATAGAgcttaataaaatattaaaaaacacataaaaatttcataaaatgcataatttcCTGTGCAGCCCATCCGGACCCCACCGACATAACAAAAGAGTTTGAGTTGGGCCCAGATTTATATACAAAGCCCAGTCCAACCTGAACCACTTCAACCATGGGCTCGGGCCCAGCCAACCCTAGCCCAACCTTTTTGTTActttatgaaataaatgaacAAGAACGCTGACCTGGCCCCTGTAGTAGCAATTGAAGTAGAAGCAAGGCCCAAAATGCTTGAATCATAAGGCAACCTAGGCACCATATCATTGCTATACACATACCTAAAATACTTTATACCATACACCTTCATTTTTTGCTTCATGTACTCCCCAAATTGCTCATTCCCCACCCTTGGCTGCCCAAATGTGTACACTCCTTCCATCCTCCTCAGCAAAAATTCCTCGGCCAAAACGGCGGTCGCCAAAATTGCTAGCGCCCCACCGAGGCTATGGCCGGTCAATATGAATTTCGCATCATTGTTTTCGTGGATTAGGGTTTTGAGCCTCTCACGAAGGGCGTAGTAGGCGAATGATTTTGGGGCCTGTTTGGGCCAGCCTGCGGGTTTCTGGAGGCCGAGGGCCTTCATGAAGCCGCCGTGGATCTTGCCGGCGCCTGGGAACTCATACCAGGAGACGTCGATGTCGGTGCGCCATGCATCGGTGGCGAATGGCTCCGTGCCTCTGAATGCTATCACGATTCGATTTTTGTCTCGGAACATGAGAGCATATGTTGACCTCACTTCTTgaaaatcttcaaaattcatccatgaaaatgtttgaagattttttttgtttgaaaaaattaattgagagAATATGTTAAGTCCAAACAGCtattaaactaaatataataaaagtgaaattctCTTAATGCCACTACATGAATGATGCATACACATTATAAGTGAtttatgtagtactactagCATTTTATCATAGACATGAATTGTTACTCCTTCTTAGTTCTTACTTTGATCAACTAAAAGACTATattgagtaattaatttgaagattctctttctatttatttagtaTCCTTAATTTCTTATACTACATTTAGGGGTGGGAATTCGGTCGGTTCGGTCGGAACCGAACCGATTAGTCGGTTAACAGACTCCCATTTTTTCCGAAATTCAGAATCGAAACCAAACCCTTTGTCGGTTCGGTTCCTCAAAGAACCGATCGGTTCGGTCTTCGGTTCCAACGTAGGAACCGAATTCAAGTGCAATACATTACATTAAGTAATAAGTCGTGAAATCAAAAGGACAAAAACCATGATTCCATTCcgttataaaaaacaaattccaACAAAGTTTACAAAACTAGGtccaaaaccaatataaacCAACATCATTCATCAcactaatttttacttttctaaaacaataataataaaactaaaataaatatataaaaattaaatatttagaaaataacgGTTATTCGGTTCTAACctttcggttctcggttatAACTGGAACGGAGATTAGCTTAAACTTAATAACCGGAACAGAACCTTAACCTTATTttttcggttctcggttaatcgAGAACCGAAAAAATAAggttcggttctcggttaaccaaGAACCGAGAACCGTTTCCCCAGGCCTAACTACATTAATGTAACCTAAACCGAGAACCGAAAAAATAAGGTTCGGTTCTTGGTTAACCAAGAACCGAGAACCGTTTCCCCAGGCCTAACTACATTAATGTAACCTAAAAGCATCTTTTGTCCAAGTTAACACTTGTTTCTGATATGCATAATTTATTAGATCATcagaaaaattatactaaaatttaatcaaattattgtcTAAATcacaactttaaaaatcaacaaacaaatttagttaattattatCAACATCTAGTGTTGACAGTTGTTTAAGattagggctggggaaaaataccgaaacaccgaaataccggccttatcgtaccgaaaaaataccgaaaataccgaatttttagtataacgtgactttcggtacggtatgataccataccgaaagattccggtaaggtaacggtatgaatttttaaataccGCGGTATGCCGCTgtataccgaaattcggtatataccgtaaattaaggtatataccataaactaaggtatataccacaaaaatataaacacaattatatataaaatatattttatatatttttaaattataaaatctattgtgaaatataaatataattatgaat harbors:
- the LOC125218421 gene encoding uncharacterized protein LOC125218421 → MPELGFQDLRAGLRARDLSPDSVIFTGDTNFSLFSSASASVERCSFTSDVPDQESVSSQMALSGPDPDPNKSIAVHRNSVSLSRKEKPKVQKVDSSEAETTEDENVALDSARNSFSQALKECQDRRLRSEVLLKKADRRRPASLDLNNAVTSTSPRLAVMKKPSAAARKTGTFPSPGTPNYRHTSVGVQKGWSSERVPPHTSASRRNVSTALLPYHNGRTLPSKWEDAERWIVSPVSGDGAMRASQQQAQRRPKSKSGPLGHPGAAYYQMFSPVTPMFEASRAEKLTANSPFSAGVMAVDGLSIRYGGGEGTGNFHHGNEPCMARSISIHGCSEMISQSSLPGSQDAKYDAMEDSANNVSRAVSRRDMATQMSPESSNHSSPRRDSSFSLATPSILPVVEAQSIRPARPEMRDVLVDERVTMTRWSKKSRGKNPGRSSRNGDDWKRKAANDHSDSWEVSSETSKSISKIQREEAKITAWENLQKAKAEAAIRKLEMKLEKKRSSSMDKIMNKLKSAQKKAQEMRGSVMVSQTTTNQMARPSERALSFRRSRPISSLSGCFTCHAF